One Onthophagus taurus isolate NC chromosome 11, IU_Otau_3.0, whole genome shotgun sequence genomic window carries:
- the LOC139432086 gene encoding uncharacterized protein, producing the protein MPWTNEIISECLTLYEKETIIWNPKHEEHKDRNLIHDAWIRIQQQLSINCSLTELKKKKDTLMGTFRKCHAKVKGSMKTGSGAEDVFKPEWFAYEQMARFLNSTYNPRKTKSSEVIIIY; encoded by the coding sequence ATGCCTTGGACAAACGAGATCATTTCCGAATGTTTAACCTTATAcgaaaaagaaacaataatttggAACCCAAAACATGAGGAGCATAAAGATCGCAATCTTATCCATGATGCATGGATACGAATCCAGCAACAATTAAGTATTAATTGTAGCTtaacagaattaaaaaagaaaaaagatacTTTAATGGGGACATTCCGGAAATGTCATGCAAAAGTTAAAGGAAGCATGAAAACAGGAAGCGGGGCAGAAGATGTTTTTAAACCTGAATGGTTTGCCTATGAGCAAATGGCAAGGTTTCTCAATTCTACATATAATCccagaaaaacaaaatcttcggaggtaattattatttattaa
- the LOC139432087 gene encoding uncharacterized protein, with amino-acid sequence MELSVYYQNVRGLRSKTNTLFLKTSDSEFDFVCLTETYLNSSVHDGELFGAQYTVFRRDRESTLSSKKDGGGVLIAIRSTIDCFRLAESASAEDLWLSVQCGGTRLLLCCVYLPPADFDSLDAFLVTLHRVCDHYPDHKILIFGDFNLPHISWYSSQSLGLLPSSANDARSRLFLTSFSYCNFEQFNGVRNANDRTLDLILSNSHNISDFSQSLDPLLHADTHHPALTFSIKFNLLHSLCENCWRKYLFHKANYTGIRTSLASVDWGAAISHLPVDEALEVFYSVVRGAVDEFIPHKITFKCRFPNWYSLPTIKAIKEKLKFHKKWKTTADYKLYLEATQTSLSDNPNSLWSFIKSRKKGSMSIPSKISYGDRVVEGGEEICKLFVDYFSSAFVDGTLVDIRDCSSSEIAPWFLRDDILQALSLVNPRAGAGPDGLPGVLFRQILHNPGATPLFSWQVSGV; translated from the exons ATGGAACTAAGTGTTTATTACCAGAATGTACGCGGCTTAAGATCCAAGACCAACACACTCTTCTTGAAGACTAGTGACTCTGAATTCGACTTTGTTTGTCTCACTGAAACTTATTTGAATAGCTCAGTTCATGATGGCGAATTATTTGGCGCTCAATACACCGTTTTCCGTCGGGACCGTGAGTCTACACTGTCAAGCAAAAAAGATGGTGGCGGCGTTTTGATCGCTATAAGATCAACAATCGACTGTTTTAGACTTGCTGAAAGTGCGTCCGCTGAAGATCTGTGGCTTTCTGTGCAGTGCGGTGGTACTCGGTTGCTGCTTTGTTGTGTTTATCTCCCACCCGCGGACTTTGACTCGCTTGACGCATTTCTGGTAACTTTGCATCGCGTTTGCGACCACTACCCTGACCAtaagattttgatttttggtgattttaatcTACCTCATATTTCATGGTATTCGTCGCAATCGCTTGGTTTATTGCCATCGAGTGCCAATGATGCTCGTTCACGATTGTTTTTAACTTCGTTTTCTTATTGTAATTTTGAGCAGTTCAACGGCGTACGTAATGCTAACGACAGAACCTTGGACCTTATTCTTAGTAACTCCCATAACATCTCTGATTTTTCTCAAAGCCTTGATCCACTTTTGCACGCGGACACCCATCATCCTGCtttaactttttcaattaaatttaatttattgcatTCCCTCTGCGAAAACTGCTGGCGTAAATATCTTTTTCACAAGGCTAACTATACAGGTATCCGTACATCACTCGCGTCTGTAGACTGGGGTGCGGCTATTAGTCACTTACCAGTTGACGAGGCGCTTGAAGTGTTTTATTCAGTTGTTCGCGGAGCAGTTGATGAATTTATTCCTcacaaaattacttttaaatgcaGATTTCCTAACTGGTATTCCCTGCCAACGATCAAGGCCAttaaggaaaaattaaaatttcacaaaaaatgGAAGACTACAG CTGATTATAAGCTATACTTAGAGGCTACACAGACTAGCTTGTCCGATAATCCTAACAGTCTGTGGTCTTTTATTAAATCGAGGAAAAAAGGCAGCATGAGTATTCCCAGTAAGATATCGTATGGTGATCGAGTGGTTGAGGGTGGGGAGGAAATTTGCAAACTGTTTGTTGACTATTTTAGTTCTGCCTTTGTTGATGGAACTTTAGTTGATATCCGCGACTGCTCTTCTTCGGAAATCGCACCTTGGTTCTTACGTGATGATATTCTACAGGCGTTGTCACTTGTGAATCCTAGAGCGGGTGCGGGTCCGGACGGCCTACCAGGCGTGCTTTTTC GTCAAATCTTACATAATCCCGGAGCAACACCGCTTTTTTCGTGGCAGGTCAGTGGAGTCTAA